In Thauera sp. JM12B12, one DNA window encodes the following:
- a CDS encoding OB-fold domain-containing protein, which yields MSEVREPCVPRLFNEEGGARLLGARCRGCSTPYFPAPAHCRNPDCGGSDLEAHGFGGSGTLWSYSVANFAPPAPHKFDAPFRPYVIGVVDLDEGLRVVGQMAGDAEGMRVGARVELVVEPVYHEGGKAFTSWKFRLA from the coding sequence ATGAGCGAAGTGCGCGAACCCTGCGTGCCGCGCCTCTTCAACGAAGAAGGCGGCGCGCGTCTGCTGGGTGCCCGCTGCCGCGGCTGCAGCACCCCGTATTTTCCCGCTCCGGCGCATTGCCGCAATCCTGACTGCGGCGGCTCCGATCTGGAGGCGCATGGCTTCGGTGGGAGCGGAACGCTGTGGAGTTATTCGGTTGCCAATTTTGCGCCGCCGGCGCCGCACAAGTTCGATGCGCCGTTTCGCCCCTACGTGATCGGTGTGGTCGATCTGGACGAGGGGCTGCGGGTGGTCGGGCAGATGGCCGGGGATGCGGAGGGCATGCGGGTTGGCGCGCGCGTCGAACTCGTCGTCGAGCCGGTTTATCACGAGGGTGGGAAGGCATTCACGTCCTGGAAGTTCAGGCTGGCCTGA
- a CDS encoding CaiB/BaiF CoA-transferase family protein, producing the protein MSAMKDLIVLDLASVGPAARASRILADFGMQVIKVAPVSAKGAKQVDPVFHAYGAGRGMRRMRVDLKADKGRRLIRHLASFADVLIESYRPGVAARLGVGHEDMCALNPRLVYCSTSGYGQDGPYAAWVGHDINYLALSGYLACTAPDAEGVPALPGATIADGAGGGMHAALSIVAALLERAHTGRGKYLDVSVTDGMLNLMSLYLDQYLATGEDTQPGSGVLTGKFAWYGVYPTRDGKFISVGAIEGHFFRNLCRLLELEQFADRQYDGTAQAEMRAALRARFLSRDRDEWVALLAGADTCVAPVLSVPEVCADPHLRARGDFITAVHPERGEFEQLAPTLAGCERTPPPHAVRSAAHTDTDDILRAAALSTAEIATLRAEGCIE; encoded by the coding sequence ATGTCCGCAATGAAGGATCTGATCGTGCTCGACCTGGCGAGCGTGGGGCCGGCCGCACGCGCCTCGCGCATCCTCGCCGACTTCGGCATGCAGGTGATCAAGGTCGCGCCGGTAAGCGCGAAGGGCGCCAAACAGGTCGACCCGGTGTTTCACGCCTATGGCGCAGGCCGGGGCATGCGCAGGATGCGCGTCGACCTCAAGGCGGACAAGGGCCGCCGGCTGATCCGCCACCTGGCCTCCTTCGCCGACGTGCTGATCGAGAGCTACCGCCCCGGGGTTGCCGCAAGGCTCGGCGTCGGGCACGAGGACATGTGCGCGCTAAACCCGCGCCTGGTGTACTGCTCGACGAGCGGCTACGGCCAGGACGGCCCCTACGCCGCCTGGGTCGGGCACGACATCAACTATCTGGCCCTCAGCGGCTATCTGGCATGCACCGCGCCCGACGCCGAGGGCGTGCCGGCGCTGCCGGGCGCCACCATCGCCGATGGCGCGGGTGGCGGCATGCACGCGGCGCTCTCCATCGTCGCCGCGCTGCTCGAGCGCGCGCACACCGGCCGCGGGAAGTATCTCGACGTCTCGGTCACCGACGGCATGCTGAACCTGATGTCCCTGTACCTGGATCAGTATCTGGCCACCGGCGAGGACACGCAGCCGGGCTCCGGCGTGCTCACCGGGAAGTTCGCCTGGTACGGGGTCTATCCGACCCGGGATGGCAAGTTCATCTCGGTCGGTGCCATCGAAGGGCACTTCTTCCGCAACCTGTGCCGTCTGCTCGAACTCGAGCAGTTCGCCGACCGCCAGTACGACGGCACCGCACAGGCCGAGATGCGCGCGGCATTGCGGGCGCGCTTCCTCAGCCGCGACCGCGACGAGTGGGTCGCGCTGCTGGCCGGCGCCGATACCTGTGTCGCCCCGGTGCTGTCGGTGCCCGAAGTCTGTGCCGACCCCCACCTGCGCGCACGCGGCGACTTCATCACCGCGGTCCATCCCGAGCGCGGCGAATTCGAGCAGCTCGCCCCGACCCTGGCCGGCTGCGAGCGGACTCCGCCGCCCCATGCGGTCCGGTCCGCTGCGCACACCGACACGGACGACATCCTGCGCGCAGCGGCCTTGAGCACCGCCGAGATCGCCACCCTGCGCGCGGAGGG
- a CDS encoding (Fe-S)-binding protein has translation MNAPSVIQYLLLAVLLSAALVALALGLRRYRQRIARGREGAPGSTGNAFLGREFNAASFVHRALLTSRLWKRPVAGLAHALLLGGALVAILGHASFALSFVGVDVYAGWFGTVVMRWARELAGLAMLAGVSFFLLRRLVRLPRLVEGGERQGFVAMELLLLATVLAGFIAESFRLAGLQQPSSGEFVGNLVAAGLSGLDADTIMRGDAVMWWVHGLLGVGFIGLIAYTPLSHMALGPANSAFARKRSGIQLAPIDFDADEDTLRLGATRLDELPRKSLLDLSACLGCGRCQEVCPAAQTGKALSPKKVMLTCAEYLEQGRFDDSALIDEIGSEAIFDCTTCAACVEECPVSNNPAEIILEFRRNLVMDRSEMPDTLAMANRNLESRGHPFAGTAANPDDWCKGLDVPLFEAGKTEYLLWLGCAVTYEERAQEVARAMVRILEAAGVSWGVLGEARCTGDPAKMAGNEIQFVEMAQDNIETFRERRIQKVITMCAHCFNSFDRYYPELGAEWVTIPHSVLIEQWIAEGRLKVERDEADKITFHDPCYLARHNDIVEQPRKVLSALGQLIEMPRNRKDSMCCGAGGCNYWSAGKSGSARINDVRTTEALGTGADKIATSCSFCLLMLSSSASREGPERKVFDIAELVADALPGADG, from the coding sequence ATGAACGCTCCTTCGGTGATCCAGTACCTCCTTCTCGCGGTCCTGCTGAGCGCTGCGCTGGTGGCGCTCGCCCTGGGCTTGCGGCGTTACCGTCAGCGCATCGCCCGCGGACGCGAGGGGGCTCCCGGCAGCACGGGCAACGCCTTCCTCGGGCGCGAGTTCAATGCGGCGAGTTTCGTCCATCGTGCCCTGCTCACCTCCCGGCTCTGGAAGCGGCCGGTGGCTGGGCTGGCACATGCGCTGCTGCTCGGCGGTGCGCTGGTCGCGATTCTCGGTCATGCGAGCTTCGCGCTCAGCTTTGTGGGCGTCGATGTGTACGCGGGCTGGTTCGGTACGGTGGTGATGCGCTGGGCACGCGAACTGGCGGGGCTCGCAATGCTCGCGGGAGTGAGCTTTTTCCTCCTGCGCCGATTGGTGCGCCTGCCGCGGCTGGTCGAGGGGGGAGAGCGTCAGGGCTTTGTCGCCATGGAGTTGTTGCTGCTGGCGACCGTGCTCGCAGGTTTCATCGCCGAATCCTTCCGCCTGGCGGGGCTGCAGCAGCCATCGTCCGGCGAATTTGTCGGGAACCTCGTCGCTGCGGGCTTGAGCGGACTGGATGCCGACACGATCATGCGCGGCGACGCGGTGATGTGGTGGGTCCATGGGCTGCTGGGCGTGGGCTTCATCGGCCTGATCGCCTACACGCCGCTGTCGCACATGGCCCTGGGGCCGGCCAACTCGGCGTTTGCGCGCAAGCGCTCCGGCATCCAGCTTGCACCGATCGACTTCGACGCCGATGAGGACACCCTGCGCCTGGGTGCCACGCGGCTCGATGAACTGCCGCGCAAGAGCCTGCTCGACCTCTCCGCCTGCCTGGGCTGCGGCCGTTGCCAGGAGGTCTGCCCTGCGGCGCAGACCGGCAAGGCGCTGTCGCCGAAGAAGGTCATGCTCACGTGTGCCGAATATCTCGAGCAGGGCCGCTTCGACGACTCCGCGCTGATCGACGAGATCGGCAGCGAGGCGATCTTCGACTGCACGACCTGCGCCGCCTGTGTCGAGGAGTGCCCGGTCAGCAACAATCCGGCGGAGATCATTCTGGAGTTCCGCCGCAACCTGGTGATGGACCGCTCCGAGATGCCGGACACCCTGGCGATGGCGAACCGCAACCTGGAGTCGCGCGGCCACCCCTTTGCCGGCACCGCTGCCAACCCGGACGACTGGTGCAAGGGGCTGGACGTACCCCTGTTCGAGGCCGGGAAGACCGAGTACCTGCTCTGGCTCGGCTGCGCGGTGACCTACGAGGAACGCGCCCAGGAAGTCGCGCGTGCGATGGTGCGCATCCTCGAGGCCGCGGGCGTGTCCTGGGGCGTGCTCGGCGAAGCGCGCTGCACCGGGGATCCGGCCAAGATGGCCGGCAACGAGATCCAGTTCGTCGAGATGGCCCAGGACAACATCGAGACCTTCCGCGAGCGTCGTATCCAGAAGGTCATCACGATGTGTGCGCACTGCTTCAACAGCTTCGACCGCTACTACCCCGAACTGGGGGCGGAGTGGGTCACGATCCCGCATTCCGTGCTGATCGAGCAGTGGATCGCCGAGGGCCGCCTCAAGGTCGAACGCGACGAGGCGGACAAGATCACCTTCCACGACCCCTGCTACCTGGCGCGTCACAACGACATCGTCGAACAGCCGCGCAAGGTCCTGTCCGCGCTCGGGCAACTGATCGAGATGCCCCGCAACCGGAAGGACAGCATGTGCTGCGGTGCCGGCGGCTGCAACTACTGGAGCGCAGGGAAGAGCGGCAGCGCGCGCATCAACGACGTACGAACCACTGAGGCGCTCGGTACCGGTGCCGACAAGATCGCCACCTCGTGCTCGTTCTGCCTGCTGATGCTGAGCTCAAGCGCGTCCCGCGAGGGGCCGGAGCGCAAGGTGTTCGACATCGCCGAACTGGTTGCCGACGCACTGCCCGGCGCAGATGGCTGA
- a CDS encoding electron transfer flavoprotein subunit alpha/FixB family protein, producing MTVVLFSWGDRIEGGAVEALTLAAEVAAAQGAEVRWVVTPALEQAAASAAAQHGVCKLDVITVSPGSVDERVSVIAGYCKTQAPELMLFNQTVEGRVVAARVAGRLGLPVLANVVSLAPGGAGLKAEASAYGGDTRAEYLLKAPRNVVSVVTTAVVACKVDPAVQVETRRVEVEPVGGGAAFEVISAPQVQGQRLEDAEIIVSGGRGLGKRENFEFVKQMADALGGMWGGSRAIVDDGWIDSSRQVGLTGKITRPGLYIALGISGASQHMAGCSAAKTIIAINSDPDASIFRYARYGVVGDCVALLPELIRAAKA from the coding sequence ATGACGGTCGTTCTGTTTTCCTGGGGTGACAGGATCGAAGGGGGTGCGGTGGAGGCCTTGACGCTTGCCGCGGAGGTTGCGGCTGCGCAGGGCGCCGAGGTGCGCTGGGTGGTGACGCCCGCGCTCGAGCAGGCGGCAGCATCCGCGGCCGCACAGCATGGCGTGTGCAAGCTGGACGTGATCACGGTTTCGCCTGGAAGCGTGGATGAGCGTGTTTCGGTCATCGCCGGCTATTGCAAGACACAGGCGCCCGAACTCATGCTCTTCAACCAGACCGTCGAGGGCCGTGTGGTGGCGGCGCGCGTCGCGGGGCGCCTGGGTCTTCCGGTACTCGCGAACGTGGTCTCGCTGGCGCCGGGGGGCGCTGGCCTCAAGGCCGAGGCGAGCGCCTACGGTGGCGACACCCGGGCCGAGTACCTGCTGAAGGCGCCGCGCAACGTCGTGTCCGTGGTGACGACCGCCGTCGTCGCCTGCAAGGTCGATCCGGCAGTCCAGGTGGAAACACGGCGCGTCGAGGTGGAGCCGGTCGGTGGCGGCGCGGCATTCGAGGTGATCTCCGCGCCGCAGGTTCAGGGCCAGCGCCTCGAGGATGCTGAGATCATCGTCTCGGGCGGCCGCGGTCTGGGCAAGCGCGAAAACTTCGAGTTCGTCAAGCAGATGGCCGATGCGCTCGGCGGGATGTGGGGCGGATCGCGCGCGATCGTGGATGACGGCTGGATCGATTCCTCGCGCCAGGTCGGTCTCACCGGCAAGATCACACGCCCAGGCCTTTACATCGCGCTCGGCATCTCCGGGGCAAGCCAGCACATGGCCGGCTGCTCGGCGGCAAAGACGATCATTGCGATCAATTCCGATCCGGACGCCTCGATCTTCCGCTACGCCCGTTATGGCGTCGTCGGGGATTGCGTCGCACTGCTGCCGGAGTTGATCCGCGCGGCGAAGGCCTGA
- a CDS encoding acyl-CoA dehydrogenase family protein produces the protein MDFEFSEQERAFLREVDQFLAENHDPKVMDVTRENMAQVCDTPERRAFMKKLAAKGWLGITWPKECGGQDGEGFYEFLLNEKLSSVGAPQIGKGIGIIGKTLIKVGSEKLKKEFLPKILSAEVEFAVGYSEPSAGSDSAAMRLKAERSGDGWMLNGQKVFTTSAHFADWYWVGARTDPDAPKHHGISLFLVPMNHPGLTIHPMYTMGNERTNAVFFDNVFVPDEYRVGELNKGFQYIAEALDIERFTMFTLSPIRGRMELLCDYVRSARRDGKPLREDPVIRQRIAQLATECEVARVLSIRFVDAALHSDKTPTNEASAYKLFATELSRRIADATMDIVGPGAQLALGTEDAPLRGRGESCYTYTVIDTIGGGSSEVQKNIIAKRKLGLPKNF, from the coding sequence ATGGACTTTGAGTTTTCGGAACAGGAGCGCGCGTTCCTGCGCGAGGTCGACCAATTCCTCGCCGAGAATCACGATCCGAAGGTGATGGACGTCACCCGCGAGAACATGGCCCAGGTATGCGATACGCCTGAGCGGCGCGCGTTCATGAAGAAGCTCGCTGCAAAAGGCTGGCTGGGCATCACCTGGCCGAAGGAATGCGGCGGGCAGGATGGCGAGGGCTTCTACGAGTTCCTGCTCAACGAGAAGCTTTCCTCGGTCGGCGCGCCGCAGATCGGCAAGGGCATCGGCATCATCGGCAAGACCTTGATCAAGGTCGGCTCGGAAAAGCTGAAGAAGGAATTCCTGCCCAAGATACTCAGCGCGGAGGTCGAGTTCGCGGTCGGCTACTCGGAACCGAGCGCAGGCTCCGATTCGGCGGCGATGCGCCTGAAGGCCGAGCGCAGCGGTGACGGCTGGATGCTCAACGGCCAGAAGGTCTTCACCACCTCGGCGCACTTCGCCGACTGGTACTGGGTCGGCGCCCGCACCGACCCGGATGCCCCCAAGCATCACGGCATATCGCTCTTCCTGGTGCCGATGAACCATCCGGGGCTGACCATCCACCCGATGTACACGATGGGCAACGAGCGCACCAACGCGGTCTTCTTCGACAACGTGTTCGTGCCCGACGAATACCGCGTCGGCGAGCTGAACAAGGGTTTCCAGTACATCGCCGAAGCGCTCGACATCGAACGCTTCACCATGTTCACACTGTCGCCGATCCGCGGTCGCATGGAACTGCTCTGCGACTACGTGCGCAGCGCGCGCCGCGACGGCAAGCCCCTGCGCGAGGATCCCGTGATCCGCCAGCGCATCGCCCAGCTGGCCACCGAATGCGAGGTCGCGCGGGTGCTGAGCATCCGCTTCGTCGACGCCGCGCTGCACAGCGACAAGACGCCGACCAACGAGGCCTCGGCCTACAAGCTCTTCGCCACCGAGCTGTCGCGCCGCATTGCCGACGCCACGATGGACATCGTCGGGCCGGGCGCCCAGCTGGCGCTCGGCACCGAGGACGCGCCGCTGCGGGGTCGCGGCGAGAGCTGCTACACGTACACGGTGATCGACACCATCGGCGGGGGCTCGTCCGAGGTACAGAAGAACATCATCGCCAAGCGCAAGCTCGGCCTGCCGAAGAACTTCTGA